A DNA window from Pyrus communis chromosome 3, drPyrComm1.1, whole genome shotgun sequence contains the following coding sequences:
- the LOC137729203 gene encoding protein LAZ1 isoform X1, translated as MKITPFLDLITQLAYTPPTWASLACGVFVLITLSLSIYLVFEHLSAYKNPEEQKFLIGVVLMVPCYAIESLVSFLNPSISVYCEILRDCYESFAMYCFGRYLVACLGGEERTIEFMEREGRASSKIPLLEHSSERGTVKHPFPVNYILKPWKLGQWFYQVVKFGIVQYMLIKSLSAIVAVILEAFDVYCEGDFKWGCGYPYIAVVLNFSQSWALYCLVQFYTVTKDELARIKPLAKFLTFKSIVFLTWWQGVAIALLYALGLFKSPIAQGLQFKSSVQDFIICIEMGIASVVHLYVFPAKPYEMMGDRFPGTVSVLGDYVSADCPLDPEEVRDSERPTKLRLPTPDIDVKSGMTIRESVRDVFIGGGEYIVQDVKFTVTQAVEPVEKGFTRFNEKLHKISENIKKHDKEKRKTRDDSCISTSPTRKVIRGIDDPLLNGSMSDSGVARANRHRRKSGYTSAESGGESGSDQSYGGFQVRGRRWVTKD; from the exons ATGAAGATAACACCATTTCTCGATCTCATTACCCAGTTGGCCTACACACCTCCTACCTGGGCAAGTCTAGCTTGTGGTGTCTTTGTACTCATCACTCTTTCCCTTTCAATTTATCTTGTATTTGAGCACCTTTCTGCATACAAAAATCCTGAG GAGCAAAAGTTTTTAATTGGTGTTGTACTCATGGTTCCGTGCTATGCAATAGAATCt TTAGTATCTTTCTTGAACCCTTCGATAAGCGTTTATTGCGAGATTCTACGGGATTGCTATGAATCCTTTGCCATGTATTGCTTTGGAAGGTACTTGGTTGCATGCTTGG GTGGGGAAGAGAGGACTATTGAGTTTATGGAAAGGGAAGGACGTGCAAGTTCTAAGATTCCCCTATTAGAACACAGTTCTGAAAGGGGAACCGTTAAGCATCCTTTTCCAGTGAACTATATCTTGAAACCATGGAAACTTGGTCAATGGTTTTACCAAGTTGTCAAATTCGGAATTGTTCAGTAT ATGTTAATTAAGTCTCTCAGTGCTATTGTAGCAGTTATCCTTGAAGCTTTTGATGTATATTGCGAAGGTGACTTTAAATGGGGATGTGG GTATCCTTATATTGCAGTGGTTCTAAATTTTAGTCAGTCATGGGCTTTGTACTGTCTTGTTCAGTTTTACACTGTTACAAAAGATGAACTAGCTCGCATAAAACCATTAGCCAAGTTTTTGACATTTAAATCAATTGTGTTTTTGACATGGTGGCAAGGTGTGGCAATTGCTCTTCTCTATGCCTTGGGTTTGTTCAAAAGCCCTATAGCTCAAGGATTGCAGTTTAAGTCAAGTGTTCAAGACTTCATCATTTGTATAGAG ATGGGCATTGCCTCTGTTGTTCACCTATATGTGTTTCCTGCCAAACCTTACGAAATGATGGGAGATCGTTTTCCTGGAACTGTCTCAGTTCTTGGAGACTATGTATCGGCTGACTGTCCTTTGGATCCAGAGGAGGTTAGGGACAGTGAACGCCCCACAAAGCTACGCCTCCCCACTCCTGACATTGATGTCAAGAGCGGCATGACCATCAGAGAAAGTGTTCGAGATGTTTTCATTGGTGGCGGGGAATAT ATTGTGCAAGATGTGAAGTTCACAGTTACACAGGCAGTAGAGCCAGTGGAGAAGGGGTTCACCAGGTTCAATGAGAAGCTACACAAGATCTCCGAAAACATTAAGAAACATGACAAGGAGAAACGAAAGACGAGGGATGACAGTTGTATATCCACATCACCTACACGGAAGGTGATTCGTGGGATAGATGACCCTCTCTTGAACGGAAGCATGAGTGACAGTGGGGTTGCAAGGGCAAATAGGCATCGCCGCAAATCTGGATATACCAGTGCAGAAAGCGGTGGAGAGAGTGGTAGTGATCAGAGTTATGGTGGGTTTCAGGTCAGAGGCCGTAGGTGGGTAACCAAAGATTGA
- the LOC137728801 gene encoding SEC1 family transport protein SLY1-like, producing the protein MALNLRQRQTECITRMLNLNQPVNATGMANEEVYKILIYDKFCQNILSPLIHVKDLRKHGVTLYFLIDKDRKPVHDVPAVYFVQPSHSNIQRIIADTSNSLYDSFHLNFSSLIPRPLLEDLASGTLNSDSIHRISKVHDQYLEFVTLEDNLFSLAQKNSYVQLNDPKAGDREIEDIIEKIVGGLFCVLATLAVVPIIRCPRGGPAEMVASALDQRLRDHLLSKNNLFTEGGNFVSSFQRPILCIFDRNFELSVGIQHDFRYRPLVHDILGLKLNRLNVQGEKGGMKSYELDSSDPFWVANGSLEFPEVAVEIETQLNKYKRDVDEVNRRTGGNDGAEFDGTDMIGNTKHLMSAVNSLPELTARKQVIDKHTNIATVLLSEIKERLLDSFAKKEYDMMVRGGIDRSELLGVLRGKGSKMDKLRFSIMYLISSEAINQQEVEAVEAALRESEVDTSAFQYVKKIKALNVSLASANSASRSNIVDWAEKLYGQSISAVTAGVKNLLSNDRQLALTRTVEALVEGRPNPEIDSYLVFDPRAPKSSSGMGSSHLKGPFKEAIVFMIGGGNYVEYGSLQELAQRQQPVKHVIYGTTEILTGQEFVEQLAVLGQKMGLGGAPPPTHASTH; encoded by the exons ATGGCGCTCAATCTGCGGCAGAGGCAAACAG AATGTATTACCCGTATGCTGAATCTGAACCAACCCGTTAATGCAACTGGTATGGCCAACGAGGAGGTCTACAAGATCTTGATCTATGATAAGTTTtgtcaaaacattctctccccgtTGATCCATGTCAAGGACCTCCGTAAGCACGGCGTGACCCTGTACTTCCTGATTGACAAGGACCGAAAACCTGTTCATGATGTGCCTGCGGTCTACTTTGTCCAGCCCAGCCATTCCAACATTCAGAGGATCATTGCCGACACCTCCAACTCGCTGTATGATAGCTTCCATCTGAACTTCTCGTCCTTGATTCCTCGACCTCTGCTTGAGGACCTGGCATCTGGGACTTTGAATTCAGATTCGATTCATCGGATTTCGAAGGTGCATGATCAGTATTTGGAGTTTGTGACACTGGAAGATAATTTGTTCTCATTGGCACAGAAGAACAGTTATGTTCAGTTAAACGATCCCAAGGCAGGAGACCGTGAGATTGAGGACATAATTGAAAAGATAGTTGGTGGCTTGTTCTGTGTTTTGGCTACGCTTGCTGTTGTGCCCATTATCAGGTGCCCTCGCGGTGGACCAGCTGAGATGGTAGCATCAGCATTGGATCAGAGACTTCGTGACCACTTGTTGTCAAAGAACAATCTGTTTACGGAAGGTGGAAATTTTGTGAGCTCTTTCCAGCGCCCCATATTGTGTATATTTGATCGTAATTTTGAGTTATCTGTGGGAATACAGCATGATTTTAGGTACCGACCCTTGGTGCATGATATTCTTGGATTGAAGCTTAATAGGTTGAATGTTCAAGGTGAAAAGGGTGGGATGAAGTCATATGAGTTAGATAGCTCAGATCCCTTTTGGGTAGCAAATGGGTCTCTAGAATTTCCGGAAGTAGCGGTAGAGATTGAGACCCAATTGAATAAGTATAAGAGGGATGTTGATGAGGTCAACAGACGGACTGGCGGGAATGATGGAGCTGAGTTTGACGGAACAGACATGATTGGGAATACAAAACATTTGATGAGTGCAGTGAACTCATTGCCAGAGTTGACCGCACGGAAGCAGGTGATTGATAAGCACACCAACATTGCAACTGTGTTGTTGAGTGAGATCAAAGAGAGATTGCTTGATTCTTTTGCCAAAAAGGAGTATGACATGATGGTTAGAGGAGGCATTGATCGAAGTGAACTTTTAGGTGTGCTTAGAGGGAAGGGGAGTAAGATGGATAAGCTGCGGTTTTCTATCATGTATCTTATTTCTTCTGAAGCCATTAATCAACAGGAAGTGGAAGCAGTGGAAGCAGCCCTCAGGGAATCTGAGGTTGATACCAGTGCATTTCAGTATGTGAAGAAGATCAAGGCACTGAATGTCTCACTGGCATCAGCAAATTCTGCTAGCAGAAGCAACATAGTCGATTGGGCAGAGAAACTCTATGGGCAATCAATAAGCGCTGTGACAGCAGGTGTGAAAAATCTTTTGTCCAATGATAGGCAGCTAGCACTGACAAGAACAGTGGAGGCCTTGGTGGAGGGGAGGCCGAATCCAGAAATTGATTCCTACCTTGTTTTTGATCCTCGTGCTCCAAAGTCAAGCTCAGGAATGGGTAGCAGCCATTTAAAAGGACCTTTCAAGGAAGCTATCGTCTTCATGATTGGTGGTGGTAATTATGTGGAGTATGGGAGCCTACAAGAGCTTGCGCAGCGTCAGCAGCCTGTCAAGCATGTTATATATGGAACAACAGAAATACTCACAGGACAGGAGTTTGTGGAGCAGCTTGCAGTATTGGGGCAAAAGATGGGATTGGGTGGTGCTCCTCCTCCTACACATGCTTCAACTCATTGA
- the LOC137727982 gene encoding uncharacterized protein: MENSSTLREWFSRVDAANTGNITAPQLKSALAVGNLDFPLSVVQQMIRMYDFDRNGTMSFEEFLALNKFLLKVQQAFSDRERGRGYLVTDDVHEALVKIGFLLDTPAFYPVCESFDQKKKGMFRLDDFISLCIFLQSARNLFNSFDTAKQGRVTLDLNQFVYCTANCRI; encoded by the exons atggagAACTCGTCGACTCTGAGAGAGTGGTTCTCGCGAGTTGACGCGGCCAATACCGGAAACATCACAGCGCCTCAGCTCAAG AGCGCTCTTGCTGTTGGAAACCTCGACTTCCCTCTCTCAGTTGTCCAGCAAATGATCAG GATGTATGATTTTGATAGGAATGGGACTATGAGCTTTGAAG AGTTTCTTGCGCTTAACAAGTTCCTCCTCAAG GTCCAACAAGCCTTCTCGGACCGTGAGAG GGGACGTGGCTATCTTGTTACTGATGATGTGCATGAG GCATTGGTGAAAATCGGCTTCTTGCTGGACACTCCTGCTTTCTACCCAGTCTGTGAG AGCTTTGatcaaaagaagaaaggaatGTTCAGACTAGATGACTTCATATCTCTTTGTATATTTTTGCAGTCTGCTCG TAATCTGTTTAATTCATTTGATACAGCTAAGCAAGGCAGGGTGACTCTGGATCTCAACCAGTTTGTCTACTGCA CTGCCAATTGCAGAATATGA
- the LOC137729204 gene encoding uncharacterized protein, whose product MAETTSFLRNRYWVLRHGKSIPNERGIIVSSMENGTRPEYQLAPEGVSQAQSAGQSFQKVLEENNVPLDNVRICYSPFSRTSQTAQVVASVLNIPYEGAQCKVMENLRERFFGPLYELLSHDKYHDIWALDEKDPLMRPAEGGESVDDVACRLAEAMETMESQFQGCTILVVSHGDTLQILQTILNAAKLNAGSSYTDLSSRIQAVRTPPILSQHRKFSLLTAELRAVI is encoded by the exons ATGGCGGAGACGACGTCGTTTCTGAGAAACAGATACTGGGTGCTGAGGCACGGGAAGAGCATTCCGAATGAGAGAGGCATCATTGTTTCTTCCATG GAAAATGGTACCCGCCCAGAATATCAATTGGCGCCAGAAGGTGTAAGTCAGGCACAATCGGCTGGACAATCATTCCAAAAG GTACTTGAGGAAAACAACGTACCGCTTGATAACGTTCGGATTTGCTACTCTCCGTTTTCAAGAACAAGTCAGACTGCTCAAGTTGTTGCATCTGTCTTGAACATTCCATATGAGGGGGCTCAATGCAAG GTGATGGAAAATCTCCGTGAACGCTTCTTTGGTCCTTTGTATGAGCTTTTGTCACATGATAAA TATCACGACATATGGGCTCTTGATGAGAAAGATCCACTCATGAGGCCGgcagagggaggagagagtGTCGATGATGTTGCGTGCAGACTTGCAGAAGCAATGGAAACTATGGAGTCACAATTTCAAGG GTGCACGATCTTAGTTGTTAGTCATGGCGATACCCTACAAATCTTGCAGACGATACTTAATGCTGCCAAGCTAAACGCGGGATCCAGTTACACTGACCTGTCATCAAGAATTCAAGCAGTTCGAACCCCTCCCATCTTATCACAGCACCGGAAGTTTTCCCTGCTTACAGCAGAGCTCCGGGCAGTGATATAA
- the LOC137729203 gene encoding protein LAZ1 isoform X2, with translation MNPLPCIALEGGEERTIEFMEREGRASSKIPLLEHSSERGTVKHPFPVNYILKPWKLGQWFYQVVKFGIVQYMLIKSLSAIVAVILEAFDVYCEGDFKWGCGYPYIAVVLNFSQSWALYCLVQFYTVTKDELARIKPLAKFLTFKSIVFLTWWQGVAIALLYALGLFKSPIAQGLQFKSSVQDFIICIEMGIASVVHLYVFPAKPYEMMGDRFPGTVSVLGDYVSADCPLDPEEVRDSERPTKLRLPTPDIDVKSGMTIRESVRDVFIGGGEYIVQDVKFTVTQAVEPVEKGFTRFNEKLHKISENIKKHDKEKRKTRDDSCISTSPTRKVIRGIDDPLLNGSMSDSGVARANRHRRKSGYTSAESGGESGSDQSYGGFQVRGRRWVTKD, from the exons ATGAATCCTTTGCCATGTATTGCTTTGGAAG GTGGGGAAGAGAGGACTATTGAGTTTATGGAAAGGGAAGGACGTGCAAGTTCTAAGATTCCCCTATTAGAACACAGTTCTGAAAGGGGAACCGTTAAGCATCCTTTTCCAGTGAACTATATCTTGAAACCATGGAAACTTGGTCAATGGTTTTACCAAGTTGTCAAATTCGGAATTGTTCAGTAT ATGTTAATTAAGTCTCTCAGTGCTATTGTAGCAGTTATCCTTGAAGCTTTTGATGTATATTGCGAAGGTGACTTTAAATGGGGATGTGG GTATCCTTATATTGCAGTGGTTCTAAATTTTAGTCAGTCATGGGCTTTGTACTGTCTTGTTCAGTTTTACACTGTTACAAAAGATGAACTAGCTCGCATAAAACCATTAGCCAAGTTTTTGACATTTAAATCAATTGTGTTTTTGACATGGTGGCAAGGTGTGGCAATTGCTCTTCTCTATGCCTTGGGTTTGTTCAAAAGCCCTATAGCTCAAGGATTGCAGTTTAAGTCAAGTGTTCAAGACTTCATCATTTGTATAGAG ATGGGCATTGCCTCTGTTGTTCACCTATATGTGTTTCCTGCCAAACCTTACGAAATGATGGGAGATCGTTTTCCTGGAACTGTCTCAGTTCTTGGAGACTATGTATCGGCTGACTGTCCTTTGGATCCAGAGGAGGTTAGGGACAGTGAACGCCCCACAAAGCTACGCCTCCCCACTCCTGACATTGATGTCAAGAGCGGCATGACCATCAGAGAAAGTGTTCGAGATGTTTTCATTGGTGGCGGGGAATAT ATTGTGCAAGATGTGAAGTTCACAGTTACACAGGCAGTAGAGCCAGTGGAGAAGGGGTTCACCAGGTTCAATGAGAAGCTACACAAGATCTCCGAAAACATTAAGAAACATGACAAGGAGAAACGAAAGACGAGGGATGACAGTTGTATATCCACATCACCTACACGGAAGGTGATTCGTGGGATAGATGACCCTCTCTTGAACGGAAGCATGAGTGACAGTGGGGTTGCAAGGGCAAATAGGCATCGCCGCAAATCTGGATATACCAGTGCAGAAAGCGGTGGAGAGAGTGGTAGTGATCAGAGTTATGGTGGGTTTCAGGTCAGAGGCCGTAGGTGGGTAACCAAAGATTGA